One window of the Bombyx mori chromosome 20, ASM3026992v2 genome contains the following:
- the LOC101736883 gene encoding protein DEK isoform X2 gives MSGDTDKAKISDNQDEDKKSSTGDGQTTEDESSQDSKGESLRFQDSEAQGNADVDQPDAKEENLEGDVKTTANGKDDETGGDDSKDEKDKTDSDTKKEENGETHDEDEKDDVKSNDKGAKKAPPKKKPKKEDTEEEDEDDEEEEEEEEEEEPEEGDEDDEKEDKKTKDKVKKPAKKAKGDDDEGDDDEGEEDEEEEEEEEEEEEEAPKPKPKREPTEPPVPLPAGKGIPLGHISNVEVSLSRFKTQDQKLLHQYLYGQLCLDRNVKRNIKKFKGYEWAIGSSDYKAKLEETTKMEPKQLRTMCEMLDLDKKGSASELAGRLVGFLQQPTANSPHARGVARPPPAPTSTPGGRPRRSAAVKVHNRGYSDEEYETDPEPKVKGPKPTKEGSEDSDGSFNPSGSEEADSDFDPEAGEGVAKKRAPRRRSAGKPTKRSSKKGSSKGKKGKAKPSRGRRAKSESDEESEKSESESDAESGSDGEESDEPKAKRGRPSVVAKGRKGPVAKNSKATPVKRKAPTPPAKKKAVAGKAAAGRPAKKGKKASSDEESGDGSEEDDDEEEASDDESGDDSDAPTDKKAKRPPTDEEIKKYVKQILEGANLEQITMKTVCKQVYSHYPDFDLAHKKDFIKATVKSLISS, from the exons ATGTCGGGTGATACCGATAAAGCAAAAATCAGTGACAATCAG GATGAAGACAAGAAATCCAGTACTGGCGATGGTCAAACAACTGAAGACGAGTCATCCCAGGACTCGAAGGGTGAGTCGCTGCGGTTTCAAGATTCTGAGGCCCAAGGTAACGCTGATGTAGATCAACCAGATGCAAAAGAAGAGAATCTAGAAG GTGACGTAAAGACGACAGCCAACGGTAAGGATGACGAGACCGGCGGTGATGACTCCAAAGATGAAAAGGATAAAACCGATAGTGATACTAAAAAG GAGGAGAATGGTGAGACACACGATGAAGATGAAAAAGACGATGTGAAGAGTAATGATAAGGGCGCAAAGAAAGCGCCCCCTAAGAAGAAACCTAAGAAAGAG GATACTGAGGAAGAAGACGAGGATGACGAAGAAGAGGAAGAGgaagaggaggaggaggagccAGAGGAAGGAGATGAAGATGATGAAAAGGAGGACAAGAAAACCAAGGATAA AGTGAAGAAGCCGGCAAAAAAAGCAAAGGGCGATGACGATGaaggtgatgatgatgaaggtGAAGAGGAcgaagaagaggaggaggaagaggaagaagaggaggaggaaGCTCCTAAACCCAAGCCCAAGAGAGAG cCTACGGAGCCGCCGGTACCGCTACCCGCTGGAAAAGGTATCCCGCTCGGGCACATCAGCAATGTGGAAGTATCGTTGTCGCGATTCAAGACCCAAGATCAGAAACTACTACATCAGTATTTGTATGGG CAACTTTGCCTGGATCGTAATGTTAAACGCAACATCAAGAAGTTCAAAGGCTACGAATGGGCAATCGGCTCGTCCGACTACAAGGCTAAACTGGAGGAGACCACCAAGATGGAACCCAAACAGTTGCGTACAATGTGCGAAATGCTTGATTTGGATAAAAAAG GGTCGGCGTCGGAGCTGGCGGGGCGGCTGGTGGGGTTCCTGCAGCAGCCCACCGCCAACAGTCCGCACGCGCGCGGCGTGGCGCGGCCCCCGCCCGCCCCCACCTCCACGCCCGGCGGCCGGCCCCGGAGGTCCGCCGCCGTCAAGGTGCATAACAGAG gtTACTCTGATGAAGAATATGAAACTGATCCAGAACCGAAAGTCAAAGGGCCGAAGCCCACTAAAGAAGGTTCCGAAGATTCAGAC GGTTCATTCAACCCGAGTGGCTCGGAGGAGGCGGATTCGGACTTTGATCCTGAAGCCGGTGAGGGTGTCGCGAAGAAACGTGCGCCGCGGAGACGATCCGCCGGGAAACCCACCAAACGGTCCTCCAAGAAGGGCAGCAGCAAGGGGAAGAAAGGAAAG GCTAAACCGAGTCGCGGCAGACGAGCAAAGTCCGAAAGCGACGAGGAAAGTGAAAAATCTGAGAGTGAAAGCGACGCAGAGTCCGGTAGCGACGGAGAGGAATCAGAT gagcctaaagcgaagcgaggacggccATCGGTGGTAGCTAAGGGACGCAAGGGTCCGGTCGCAAAGAATTCTAAAGCAACGCCCGTAAAACGGAAAGCACCTACGCCACCTG cTAAAAAGAAGGCGGTAGCTGGTAAAGCCGCAGCAGGTCGACCGGCCAAGAAGGGGAAGAAGGCTTCGTCCGACGAAGAGTCTGGCGACGGAAGCGAGGAGGATGACGACGAGGAGGAGGCCAGCGACGACGAGAGCGGAGACGACTCGGACGCGCCGACCGACAAGAAGGCTAAACGACCGCCTACT GATGAAGAAATAAAGAAGTACGTGAAGCAGATCCTGGAGGGCGCGAACCTCGAGCAGATCACTATGAAGACTGTTTGCAAGCAGGTCTACAGCCACTACCCGGACTTTGACCTCGCGCACAAGAAGGACTTCATCAAGGCCACGGTCAAGTCG CTTATATCATCGTGA
- the LOC101736883 gene encoding protein DEK isoform X1: MSGDTDKAKISDNQDEDKKSSTGDGQTTEDESSQDSKGESLRFQDSEAQGNADVDQPDAKEENLEGDVKTTANGKDDETGGDDSKDEKDKTDSDTKKEENGETHDEDEKDDVKSNDKGAKKAPPKKKPKKEDTEEEDEDDEEEEEEEEEEEPEEGDEDDEKEDKKTKDKVKKPAKKAKGDDDEGDDDEGEEDEEEEEEEEEEEEEAPKPKPKREPTEPPVPLPAGKGIPLGHISNVEVSLSRFKTQDQKLLHQYLYGQLCLDRNVKRNIKKFKGYEWAIGSSDYKAKLEETTKMEPKQLRTMCEMLDLDKKGSASELAGRLVGFLQQPTANSPHARGVARPPPAPTSTPGGRPRRSAAVKVHNRGYSDEEYETDPEPKVKGPKPTKEGSEDSDGSFNPSGSEEADSDFDPEAGEGVAKKRAPRRRSAGKPTKRSSKKGSSKGKKGKQAKPSRGRRAKSESDEESEKSESESDAESGSDGEESDEPKAKRGRPSVVAKGRKGPVAKNSKATPVKRKAPTPPAKKKAVAGKAAAGRPAKKGKKASSDEESGDGSEEDDDEEEASDDESGDDSDAPTDKKAKRPPTDEEIKKYVKQILEGANLEQITMKTVCKQVYSHYPDFDLAHKKDFIKATVKSLISS; this comes from the exons ATGTCGGGTGATACCGATAAAGCAAAAATCAGTGACAATCAG GATGAAGACAAGAAATCCAGTACTGGCGATGGTCAAACAACTGAAGACGAGTCATCCCAGGACTCGAAGGGTGAGTCGCTGCGGTTTCAAGATTCTGAGGCCCAAGGTAACGCTGATGTAGATCAACCAGATGCAAAAGAAGAGAATCTAGAAG GTGACGTAAAGACGACAGCCAACGGTAAGGATGACGAGACCGGCGGTGATGACTCCAAAGATGAAAAGGATAAAACCGATAGTGATACTAAAAAG GAGGAGAATGGTGAGACACACGATGAAGATGAAAAAGACGATGTGAAGAGTAATGATAAGGGCGCAAAGAAAGCGCCCCCTAAGAAGAAACCTAAGAAAGAG GATACTGAGGAAGAAGACGAGGATGACGAAGAAGAGGAAGAGgaagaggaggaggaggagccAGAGGAAGGAGATGAAGATGATGAAAAGGAGGACAAGAAAACCAAGGATAA AGTGAAGAAGCCGGCAAAAAAAGCAAAGGGCGATGACGATGaaggtgatgatgatgaaggtGAAGAGGAcgaagaagaggaggaggaagaggaagaagaggaggaggaaGCTCCTAAACCCAAGCCCAAGAGAGAG cCTACGGAGCCGCCGGTACCGCTACCCGCTGGAAAAGGTATCCCGCTCGGGCACATCAGCAATGTGGAAGTATCGTTGTCGCGATTCAAGACCCAAGATCAGAAACTACTACATCAGTATTTGTATGGG CAACTTTGCCTGGATCGTAATGTTAAACGCAACATCAAGAAGTTCAAAGGCTACGAATGGGCAATCGGCTCGTCCGACTACAAGGCTAAACTGGAGGAGACCACCAAGATGGAACCCAAACAGTTGCGTACAATGTGCGAAATGCTTGATTTGGATAAAAAAG GGTCGGCGTCGGAGCTGGCGGGGCGGCTGGTGGGGTTCCTGCAGCAGCCCACCGCCAACAGTCCGCACGCGCGCGGCGTGGCGCGGCCCCCGCCCGCCCCCACCTCCACGCCCGGCGGCCGGCCCCGGAGGTCCGCCGCCGTCAAGGTGCATAACAGAG gtTACTCTGATGAAGAATATGAAACTGATCCAGAACCGAAAGTCAAAGGGCCGAAGCCCACTAAAGAAGGTTCCGAAGATTCAGAC GGTTCATTCAACCCGAGTGGCTCGGAGGAGGCGGATTCGGACTTTGATCCTGAAGCCGGTGAGGGTGTCGCGAAGAAACGTGCGCCGCGGAGACGATCCGCCGGGAAACCCACCAAACGGTCCTCCAAGAAGGGCAGCAGCAAGGGGAAGAAAGGAAAG CAGGCTAAACCGAGTCGCGGCAGACGAGCAAAGTCCGAAAGCGACGAGGAAAGTGAAAAATCTGAGAGTGAAAGCGACGCAGAGTCCGGTAGCGACGGAGAGGAATCAGAT gagcctaaagcgaagcgaggacggccATCGGTGGTAGCTAAGGGACGCAAGGGTCCGGTCGCAAAGAATTCTAAAGCAACGCCCGTAAAACGGAAAGCACCTACGCCACCTG cTAAAAAGAAGGCGGTAGCTGGTAAAGCCGCAGCAGGTCGACCGGCCAAGAAGGGGAAGAAGGCTTCGTCCGACGAAGAGTCTGGCGACGGAAGCGAGGAGGATGACGACGAGGAGGAGGCCAGCGACGACGAGAGCGGAGACGACTCGGACGCGCCGACCGACAAGAAGGCTAAACGACCGCCTACT GATGAAGAAATAAAGAAGTACGTGAAGCAGATCCTGGAGGGCGCGAACCTCGAGCAGATCACTATGAAGACTGTTTGCAAGCAGGTCTACAGCCACTACCCGGACTTTGACCTCGCGCACAAGAAGGACTTCATCAAGGCCACGGTCAAGTCG CTTATATCATCGTGA
- the LOC101736883 gene encoding protein DEK isoform X5 — MSGDTDKAKISDNQDEDKKSSTGDGQTTEDESSQDSKGDVKTTANGKDDETGGDDSKDEKDKTDSDTKKEENGETHDEDEKDDVKSNDKGAKKAPPKKKPKKEDTEEEDEDDEEEEEEEEEEEPEEGDEDDEKEDKKTKDKVKKPAKKAKGDDDEGDDDEGEEDEEEEEEEEEEEEEAPKPKPKREPTEPPVPLPAGKGIPLGHISNVEVSLSRFKTQDQKLLHQYLYGQLCLDRNVKRNIKKFKGYEWAIGSSDYKAKLEETTKMEPKQLRTMCEMLDLDKKGSASELAGRLVGFLQQPTANSPHARGVARPPPAPTSTPGGRPRRSAAVKVHNRGYSDEEYETDPEPKVKGPKPTKEGSEDSDGSFNPSGSEEADSDFDPEAGEGVAKKRAPRRRSAGKPTKRSSKKGSSKGKKGKQAKPSRGRRAKSESDEESEKSESESDAESGSDGEESDEPKAKRGRPSVVAKGRKGPVAKNSKATPVKRKAPTPPAKKKAVAGKAAAGRPAKKGKKASSDEESGDGSEEDDDEEEASDDESGDDSDAPTDKKAKRPPTDEEIKKYVKQILEGANLEQITMKTVCKQVYSHYPDFDLAHKKDFIKATVKSLISS; from the exons ATGTCGGGTGATACCGATAAAGCAAAAATCAGTGACAATCAG GATGAAGACAAGAAATCCAGTACTGGCGATGGTCAAACAACTGAAGACGAGTCATCCCAGGACTCGAAGG GTGACGTAAAGACGACAGCCAACGGTAAGGATGACGAGACCGGCGGTGATGACTCCAAAGATGAAAAGGATAAAACCGATAGTGATACTAAAAAG GAGGAGAATGGTGAGACACACGATGAAGATGAAAAAGACGATGTGAAGAGTAATGATAAGGGCGCAAAGAAAGCGCCCCCTAAGAAGAAACCTAAGAAAGAG GATACTGAGGAAGAAGACGAGGATGACGAAGAAGAGGAAGAGgaagaggaggaggaggagccAGAGGAAGGAGATGAAGATGATGAAAAGGAGGACAAGAAAACCAAGGATAA AGTGAAGAAGCCGGCAAAAAAAGCAAAGGGCGATGACGATGaaggtgatgatgatgaaggtGAAGAGGAcgaagaagaggaggaggaagaggaagaagaggaggaggaaGCTCCTAAACCCAAGCCCAAGAGAGAG cCTACGGAGCCGCCGGTACCGCTACCCGCTGGAAAAGGTATCCCGCTCGGGCACATCAGCAATGTGGAAGTATCGTTGTCGCGATTCAAGACCCAAGATCAGAAACTACTACATCAGTATTTGTATGGG CAACTTTGCCTGGATCGTAATGTTAAACGCAACATCAAGAAGTTCAAAGGCTACGAATGGGCAATCGGCTCGTCCGACTACAAGGCTAAACTGGAGGAGACCACCAAGATGGAACCCAAACAGTTGCGTACAATGTGCGAAATGCTTGATTTGGATAAAAAAG GGTCGGCGTCGGAGCTGGCGGGGCGGCTGGTGGGGTTCCTGCAGCAGCCCACCGCCAACAGTCCGCACGCGCGCGGCGTGGCGCGGCCCCCGCCCGCCCCCACCTCCACGCCCGGCGGCCGGCCCCGGAGGTCCGCCGCCGTCAAGGTGCATAACAGAG gtTACTCTGATGAAGAATATGAAACTGATCCAGAACCGAAAGTCAAAGGGCCGAAGCCCACTAAAGAAGGTTCCGAAGATTCAGAC GGTTCATTCAACCCGAGTGGCTCGGAGGAGGCGGATTCGGACTTTGATCCTGAAGCCGGTGAGGGTGTCGCGAAGAAACGTGCGCCGCGGAGACGATCCGCCGGGAAACCCACCAAACGGTCCTCCAAGAAGGGCAGCAGCAAGGGGAAGAAAGGAAAG CAGGCTAAACCGAGTCGCGGCAGACGAGCAAAGTCCGAAAGCGACGAGGAAAGTGAAAAATCTGAGAGTGAAAGCGACGCAGAGTCCGGTAGCGACGGAGAGGAATCAGAT gagcctaaagcgaagcgaggacggccATCGGTGGTAGCTAAGGGACGCAAGGGTCCGGTCGCAAAGAATTCTAAAGCAACGCCCGTAAAACGGAAAGCACCTACGCCACCTG cTAAAAAGAAGGCGGTAGCTGGTAAAGCCGCAGCAGGTCGACCGGCCAAGAAGGGGAAGAAGGCTTCGTCCGACGAAGAGTCTGGCGACGGAAGCGAGGAGGATGACGACGAGGAGGAGGCCAGCGACGACGAGAGCGGAGACGACTCGGACGCGCCGACCGACAAGAAGGCTAAACGACCGCCTACT GATGAAGAAATAAAGAAGTACGTGAAGCAGATCCTGGAGGGCGCGAACCTCGAGCAGATCACTATGAAGACTGTTTGCAAGCAGGTCTACAGCCACTACCCGGACTTTGACCTCGCGCACAAGAAGGACTTCATCAAGGCCACGGTCAAGTCG CTTATATCATCGTGA
- the LOC101736883 gene encoding protein DEK isoform X4, protein MSGDTDKAKISDNQDEDKKSSTGDGQTTEDESSQDSKGESLRFQDSEAQGNADVDQPDAKEENLEGDVKTTANGKDDETGGDDSKDEKDKTDSDTKKEENGETHDEDEKDDVKSNDKGAKKAPPKKKPKKEDTEEEDEDDEEEEEEEEEEEPEEGDEDDEKEDKKTKDKVKKPAKKAKGDDDEGDDDEGEEDEEEEEEEEEEEEEAPKPKPKREPTEPPVPLPAGKGIPLGHISNVEVSLSRFKTQDQKLLHQYLYGQLCLDRNVKRNIKKFKGYEWAIGSSDYKAKLEETTKMEPKQLRTMCEMLDLDKKGSASELAGRLVGFLQQPTANSPHARGVARPPPAPTSTPGGRPRRSAAVKVHNRGYSDEEYETDPEPKVKGPKPTKEGSEDSDGSFNPSGSEEADSDFDPEAGEGVAKKRAPRRRSAGKPTKRSSKKGSSKGKKGKAKPSRGRRAKSESDEESEKSESESDAESGSDGEESDEPKAKRGRPSVVAKGRKGPVAKNSKATPVKRKAPTPPAKKKAVAGKAAAGRPAKKGKKASSDEESGDGSEEDDDEEEASDDESGDDSDAPTDKKAKRPPTDEEIKKYVKQILEGANLEQITMKTVCKQVYSHYPDFDLAHKKDFIKATVKSCI, encoded by the exons ATGTCGGGTGATACCGATAAAGCAAAAATCAGTGACAATCAG GATGAAGACAAGAAATCCAGTACTGGCGATGGTCAAACAACTGAAGACGAGTCATCCCAGGACTCGAAGGGTGAGTCGCTGCGGTTTCAAGATTCTGAGGCCCAAGGTAACGCTGATGTAGATCAACCAGATGCAAAAGAAGAGAATCTAGAAG GTGACGTAAAGACGACAGCCAACGGTAAGGATGACGAGACCGGCGGTGATGACTCCAAAGATGAAAAGGATAAAACCGATAGTGATACTAAAAAG GAGGAGAATGGTGAGACACACGATGAAGATGAAAAAGACGATGTGAAGAGTAATGATAAGGGCGCAAAGAAAGCGCCCCCTAAGAAGAAACCTAAGAAAGAG GATACTGAGGAAGAAGACGAGGATGACGAAGAAGAGGAAGAGgaagaggaggaggaggagccAGAGGAAGGAGATGAAGATGATGAAAAGGAGGACAAGAAAACCAAGGATAA AGTGAAGAAGCCGGCAAAAAAAGCAAAGGGCGATGACGATGaaggtgatgatgatgaaggtGAAGAGGAcgaagaagaggaggaggaagaggaagaagaggaggaggaaGCTCCTAAACCCAAGCCCAAGAGAGAG cCTACGGAGCCGCCGGTACCGCTACCCGCTGGAAAAGGTATCCCGCTCGGGCACATCAGCAATGTGGAAGTATCGTTGTCGCGATTCAAGACCCAAGATCAGAAACTACTACATCAGTATTTGTATGGG CAACTTTGCCTGGATCGTAATGTTAAACGCAACATCAAGAAGTTCAAAGGCTACGAATGGGCAATCGGCTCGTCCGACTACAAGGCTAAACTGGAGGAGACCACCAAGATGGAACCCAAACAGTTGCGTACAATGTGCGAAATGCTTGATTTGGATAAAAAAG GGTCGGCGTCGGAGCTGGCGGGGCGGCTGGTGGGGTTCCTGCAGCAGCCCACCGCCAACAGTCCGCACGCGCGCGGCGTGGCGCGGCCCCCGCCCGCCCCCACCTCCACGCCCGGCGGCCGGCCCCGGAGGTCCGCCGCCGTCAAGGTGCATAACAGAG gtTACTCTGATGAAGAATATGAAACTGATCCAGAACCGAAAGTCAAAGGGCCGAAGCCCACTAAAGAAGGTTCCGAAGATTCAGAC GGTTCATTCAACCCGAGTGGCTCGGAGGAGGCGGATTCGGACTTTGATCCTGAAGCCGGTGAGGGTGTCGCGAAGAAACGTGCGCCGCGGAGACGATCCGCCGGGAAACCCACCAAACGGTCCTCCAAGAAGGGCAGCAGCAAGGGGAAGAAAGGAAAG GCTAAACCGAGTCGCGGCAGACGAGCAAAGTCCGAAAGCGACGAGGAAAGTGAAAAATCTGAGAGTGAAAGCGACGCAGAGTCCGGTAGCGACGGAGAGGAATCAGAT gagcctaaagcgaagcgaggacggccATCGGTGGTAGCTAAGGGACGCAAGGGTCCGGTCGCAAAGAATTCTAAAGCAACGCCCGTAAAACGGAAAGCACCTACGCCACCTG cTAAAAAGAAGGCGGTAGCTGGTAAAGCCGCAGCAGGTCGACCGGCCAAGAAGGGGAAGAAGGCTTCGTCCGACGAAGAGTCTGGCGACGGAAGCGAGGAGGATGACGACGAGGAGGAGGCCAGCGACGACGAGAGCGGAGACGACTCGGACGCGCCGACCGACAAGAAGGCTAAACGACCGCCTACT GATGAAGAAATAAAGAAGTACGTGAAGCAGATCCTGGAGGGCGCGAACCTCGAGCAGATCACTATGAAGACTGTTTGCAAGCAGGTCTACAGCCACTACCCGGACTTTGACCTCGCGCACAAGAAGGACTTCATCAAGGCCACGGTCAAGTCG TGTATTTAA
- the LOC101736883 gene encoding protein DEK isoform X3, with translation MSGDTDKAKISDNQDEDKKSSTGDGQTTEDESSQDSKGESLRFQDSEAQGNADVDQPDAKEENLEGDVKTTANGKDDETGGDDSKDEKDKTDSDTKKEENGETHDEDEKDDVKSNDKGAKKAPPKKKPKKEDTEEEDEDDEEEEEEEEEEEPEEGDEDDEKEDKKTKDKVKKPAKKAKGDDDEGDDDEGEEDEEEEEEEEEEEEEAPKPKPKREPTEPPVPLPAGKGIPLGHISNVEVSLSRFKTQDQKLLHQYLYGQLCLDRNVKRNIKKFKGYEWAIGSSDYKAKLEETTKMEPKQLRTMCEMLDLDKKGSASELAGRLVGFLQQPTANSPHARGVARPPPAPTSTPGGRPRRSAAVKVHNRGYSDEEYETDPEPKVKGPKPTKEGSEDSDGSFNPSGSEEADSDFDPEAGEGVAKKRAPRRRSAGKPTKRSSKKGSSKGKKGKQAKPSRGRRAKSESDEESEKSESESDAESGSDGEESDEPKAKRGRPSVVAKGRKGPVAKNSKATPVKRKAPTPPAKKKAVAGKAAAGRPAKKGKKASSDEESGDGSEEDDDEEEASDDESGDDSDAPTDKKAKRPPTDEEIKKYVKQILEGANLEQITMKTVCKQVYSHYPDFDLAHKKDFIKATVKSCI, from the exons ATGTCGGGTGATACCGATAAAGCAAAAATCAGTGACAATCAG GATGAAGACAAGAAATCCAGTACTGGCGATGGTCAAACAACTGAAGACGAGTCATCCCAGGACTCGAAGGGTGAGTCGCTGCGGTTTCAAGATTCTGAGGCCCAAGGTAACGCTGATGTAGATCAACCAGATGCAAAAGAAGAGAATCTAGAAG GTGACGTAAAGACGACAGCCAACGGTAAGGATGACGAGACCGGCGGTGATGACTCCAAAGATGAAAAGGATAAAACCGATAGTGATACTAAAAAG GAGGAGAATGGTGAGACACACGATGAAGATGAAAAAGACGATGTGAAGAGTAATGATAAGGGCGCAAAGAAAGCGCCCCCTAAGAAGAAACCTAAGAAAGAG GATACTGAGGAAGAAGACGAGGATGACGAAGAAGAGGAAGAGgaagaggaggaggaggagccAGAGGAAGGAGATGAAGATGATGAAAAGGAGGACAAGAAAACCAAGGATAA AGTGAAGAAGCCGGCAAAAAAAGCAAAGGGCGATGACGATGaaggtgatgatgatgaaggtGAAGAGGAcgaagaagaggaggaggaagaggaagaagaggaggaggaaGCTCCTAAACCCAAGCCCAAGAGAGAG cCTACGGAGCCGCCGGTACCGCTACCCGCTGGAAAAGGTATCCCGCTCGGGCACATCAGCAATGTGGAAGTATCGTTGTCGCGATTCAAGACCCAAGATCAGAAACTACTACATCAGTATTTGTATGGG CAACTTTGCCTGGATCGTAATGTTAAACGCAACATCAAGAAGTTCAAAGGCTACGAATGGGCAATCGGCTCGTCCGACTACAAGGCTAAACTGGAGGAGACCACCAAGATGGAACCCAAACAGTTGCGTACAATGTGCGAAATGCTTGATTTGGATAAAAAAG GGTCGGCGTCGGAGCTGGCGGGGCGGCTGGTGGGGTTCCTGCAGCAGCCCACCGCCAACAGTCCGCACGCGCGCGGCGTGGCGCGGCCCCCGCCCGCCCCCACCTCCACGCCCGGCGGCCGGCCCCGGAGGTCCGCCGCCGTCAAGGTGCATAACAGAG gtTACTCTGATGAAGAATATGAAACTGATCCAGAACCGAAAGTCAAAGGGCCGAAGCCCACTAAAGAAGGTTCCGAAGATTCAGAC GGTTCATTCAACCCGAGTGGCTCGGAGGAGGCGGATTCGGACTTTGATCCTGAAGCCGGTGAGGGTGTCGCGAAGAAACGTGCGCCGCGGAGACGATCCGCCGGGAAACCCACCAAACGGTCCTCCAAGAAGGGCAGCAGCAAGGGGAAGAAAGGAAAG CAGGCTAAACCGAGTCGCGGCAGACGAGCAAAGTCCGAAAGCGACGAGGAAAGTGAAAAATCTGAGAGTGAAAGCGACGCAGAGTCCGGTAGCGACGGAGAGGAATCAGAT gagcctaaagcgaagcgaggacggccATCGGTGGTAGCTAAGGGACGCAAGGGTCCGGTCGCAAAGAATTCTAAAGCAACGCCCGTAAAACGGAAAGCACCTACGCCACCTG cTAAAAAGAAGGCGGTAGCTGGTAAAGCCGCAGCAGGTCGACCGGCCAAGAAGGGGAAGAAGGCTTCGTCCGACGAAGAGTCTGGCGACGGAAGCGAGGAGGATGACGACGAGGAGGAGGCCAGCGACGACGAGAGCGGAGACGACTCGGACGCGCCGACCGACAAGAAGGCTAAACGACCGCCTACT GATGAAGAAATAAAGAAGTACGTGAAGCAGATCCTGGAGGGCGCGAACCTCGAGCAGATCACTATGAAGACTGTTTGCAAGCAGGTCTACAGCCACTACCCGGACTTTGACCTCGCGCACAAGAAGGACTTCATCAAGGCCACGGTCAAGTCG TGTATTTAA